The nucleotide sequence GCCCAATCGATAGTCTTCAAACCAGTGTTTGCTAATTCTTCAGCTTCATCAACTGAGAACCATTGTTGACGTGGTTGCTTAGATGCAACAATATGGTTAACCTTTTGACGATCTGAGAATGCACGGTTAAATACAGCAAGCAATGAGTTACCATCAGCAGGTAGGTATTGACGAATGAAGTTAGACTTCTTTTCAGCCAAATGAGTAAGCATACCTGGATCTTGGTGAGTGTAACCATTGTGATCTTGTTGGAATACAGTTGAAGTTGAGATCAAGTTCAATGATGGGTAATCATTACGCCATGGTTGATCTGCAGCTTGACGGATCCACTTGAAGTGTTGAGTAGTCATTGAGTCTACAACACGTAAGAATGATTCGTATGATGCGAATACACCAGTACGACCAGTCAATGTGTAACCTTCTAGCCAACCTTCAGCTTGATGTTCTGATAATTGAGCATCCAAGATACGACCTTCTGGTGCTTCGTATTGGTCGTTTGGTTCTCTAACTTTGCTCATCCATTGACGGTTAGTCATGTTGAACATATCCCAGAGACGGTTTGACATAGTTTCATCAGGACCGAATACACGGAATGAAGTTGGGTTCTTCTTAGCAACGCCAGCAAAGAATGTAGAAAGAACATTCATATCCATGTTACGGTTGCCATCTGGCAATTCAGTACCACGGTTGCTTTCGTTGATGTCATTAGCTAATGACTTCCAGTCTGGTAGGTCAAGCATTTCAGGCTTAGCACCCTTAGCACGGCCACCATTAGCAACTGGGTTAGCTGCCATACGCTTGTCACCCTTAGGTGCAAAGTCAGCAACTTCGTCCCTCAATGAACCATCAGCATTGAACAATTCTGCTGGCTTGTATGAGTTCATCCAGTCTTCGAATTCTTGCAATTGGCTTAAGTCGCCTTGCTTCAAGTCAAGAGGAACTTGGTGAGCACGGAATGAATCTTCGATTGGTTCACCCTTAGCGTTGTGAGTAGGACCACCCCAACCCTTTGGTAAACGAGCAATGATTACTGGCCATGGAGCAATTTCGCCATCTTCATATTTGCCGTTTTCACGTGCATCTTTTTGAATTTGCTTGATGTCAGCAATAGCTTGGTCAAACAATTTAGCAGCTTTTTCATGGTAAGTCATGAAGTCATGGATGTCATCGTTTTCTAAGAAACGTGGTGACCAGCCAAGTCCTTCAAAGAACTTGCCTAATTCTTCATCACTCATACGTGAAGTAATAGTTGGGTTTGAAATCTTGAATCCGTTAACGTCAAGAATTGGCAATACAGCACCATCATTCTTAGGGTTCAAGAATTTGATTGAGTTCCATGCAGTCATTGCAGGACCAGTTTCGTTTTCACCATCACCAACAACAGTAAATGCAATTTGGTCTGGGTTGTCTAAGACAGCACCAGTAGCATGTGATAGTGAGTAACCAAGTTCTCCACCTTCATGAAGTGAACCTGGAGTTTGAGCGGTCATATGTGATCCGATTCCACCAGGGAATGAGAAACGCTTGTAAAGACGTGACATACCTTCAAGATCTTGAGTGATTTCAGGATAATCTTCAGTGTAAGTACCGTCTAAGTATGAGTTAGTAACCATAACTTGGCCACCGTGACCTGGACCACCAATGTAGAACATGTTTAGGTCATACTTGTTGATCAAACGGTTTGCGTGGGCATACAAGAAAGTTTGTCCTGAAATTGTACCCCAGTGACCAATTGGCTTAACTTTAACATCGTCAGCTTTAATTGGTGTATTTGTAACAGAGAATAGTGGGTTGCTCTTCAAGAAAATCATACCACCTGAAAGGTAAGTACTTGCGCGCCACCATGCGTCAACTTTTTCCAAATATGCTTTGGAATCGTAATCTACTGCCATGAATTTAACACTCCTTCAATGAATTGATACTAAGTTATTTATCTCAACTGTGCCTGTAAATTAGACTTTAAAAATTCGCAATTGAACTATCTATTTACAAGACAATATATTACCTGAATTTCACAAAAAGTCAACAAATTTTAAAATTGATACGTCCCAATTTTTTAAGTGAAATTCAAAAAACGTAGACAACCTAATTCTTTTAATTCAAAATCAAGGAATGTCGATGATTAACACCATTAATCCGTACCTCGATTTCAACTAAACATGATATCTTATTTGGCAATATTATGCTTGAAATAGCTACTTTAGATTTAGTTTTTCATGTAAAATATTGGTCCGTTCTAATTTAAAAGTGTATCCGTTCCAAAATAACTGGTATAATTTACGACAATAATCATATTAGTTGTTGGCAAGCGTACAGGAGACCAAAAATGGCAGATTTAATATATCGTAAAGTAATTGACGATATTAAAAACCGAATATTCGATGATGAATTCAAAGACAACAGGTTACCAGATGAACGGAGCCTTAGTGAATCTTACGAAGTCAGCAGAAGTACAATCAAGCGGGCGTTAGATATTTTAGTTCAGCAAGGAGTTATTTTTAAAAAACGTGGGTCTGGTACGTTTATCAACCCACTCTATTTAAAAAACCAATCTTTATTTCAATATGAAGGAAACAACCTTGGTGTCACTGACAACATCATCACAACTGGACATAAATCATCAATTAAACTATTGGATTTCCAGGTAACTCCTGCTAATCCTGAGATTCAACAAAACTTGTTCCTTAATGAAAATGAATTCGTATATAAAATCGAGAGGCTTCGGCTTATCGACGGCAAACCAATTATTATCGAAACTGGCTACATCCCCATTAAATTAGCTCCTGAACTGTCGCCAGAAACCGTTAAAAAATCAATTTTCCACTTTATGAATCAAGAGGAAAATAAGCGCGTTAGTAAATCATTCATGTCAATCATGACTGAACCTTCTAATAAGGAAGATCAAAAATTATTGGATTTGTCAGAAAACGAACCAGTCGGAATCATGGCCGGAACATTCTTCTTAGATGATGGAACCCCATTCGAATTTTCAAGCATGCGTGTCCACTATAAGTACCTGAACTACAATACATTTATTAATTTGAATTCTGATTAATCTGCTATTTTTCTAACAAAACAAAAAACACCCAATCTCAATAAAGAGACTGGGTGTTTTAATTTTAACTAGGATTAACCTAATTTAGTTTTGTTTTGAACATTCAACTTTTCGTCGAAGTCATAAACAACTGGTTGGCCAGTAGCCATTTCCAAGTTGATGATGTCTTCGTCAGAAATGTTTTCGATGTACTTGCTCAATGCACGTAGTGAGTTACCGTGGGCAGCGATAATAACGTTCTTGCCGTCTAACAACTTAGGTGCAATTTGGTCTTCCCAGAATGGCATAACTCTTTCAAGAGTAACCTTAAGGTTTTCACCACCAGGAACGATGTTAGGGTCAAGGTTTGCGTAACGACGATCGTTAGCAGCTGAACCTTCATCACTTGCATCCAAAAGTGGAGGCAACACGTCGTATGAACGACGCCAGATGTGAACTTGGTCTTCACCGAATTTTTCAGCAGCTTCGGCCTTGTTTTGTCCTTGCAAAGCGCCATAATGACGTTCGTTCAAACGCCAAGTCTTAGTTTCTGGAATCCATAGTTGGTCTGAGTATTCCAATGCATAGTGTAAAGTCTTGATGGCACGAGTCAATACTGAAGTGAAGGCATAGTCAAATTCAATACCTGCTTCTTTGATTAACTTACCAGCGTTTTGAGCTTGCTTAACGCCTTCTTCACTTAAATCAACGTCAACCCAACCAGTAAATTGGTTAGATAAGTTCCATTCACTTTGACCGTGACGGATTAATACAAGTTTAGCCAAAATAATTACCTCTTTCTTTATCTCTTATCCCTGTAATTTTACACCAAACCAAGTCATTAATCGACCATGATTTGGAAATTATCTATTGTAAGAGTTTTCCTTTGGAGTTGAATCCGTGATGATACTGAACTCCCAAAATATCTAGGAAGAATGTAAATACGGGAACCCCGCAAATTAATCCCCAAACACCAAAGAAGTGTTCACCAACCAATAACACCACGAACGTGTAGAAAATTGGTAGGTTTGTTCTAGAAGACATAAACTTAGGATTAAGCACGTACGCCTCAAGTGCATGAACCACGATAATCGTTACAATCAGGTAAATCACATCTGTGAGTCCGCCAACAGAATAACCAACCAATGACAATGGTACAAATGAGATGATCACACCGGCAACGGGAATCAAACTTAAGATGAACACCATGATCGATAGCACTGCTAGTTGTGGAAGTCCCATGAACGCCATGACGATAGTCGTCAAAATTGTGTTAACAATCGCAATAAAGAATTGAGCTTCAATTACGACACCAAAGGTTGAAACAAACTTTTTACCGAAGAATTCAAGGTCTTCAAACAGCCAACTTGCATAACTGTCTTTGAAAGACCGTGAAAACTGCACCATCTGTTTTTCTTCAATCGTGAAAAAGTAACTCAAAATCAGTGACAAAAATAGCGTTACTCCCATTGATGTAGCGGTCGTAATTGAGTGCCAAATGATTCCCACACCATTTCTAACTGAACTCAACACGTGACTTTGTTGGATCATCTCATTAATCCAGTGCAGCGTCTGGTCATCCGGCAAGTTTTTAGGATTTGAGTAAAAATCAATCATGTCAGTAGTTGAACGAATTGTTTGGTGTGCCAGCTGAGGAACATACTTGGTAATTGCTGAATACAATCCAAACACAACAAGTAAGTACACAATTGTGACAATCAAGCCGCTTGGAAGCTTAATATATTTTCGAATGAACTTAGTTAGCTTAACAATCAACAAACTAAAAATAAACGTTAATAAAACGATGTTCATCATGCTTCTTAAAGCAATCAGAACTGCTATTACAGCTAAAAGTACGACTACCCGTCGTAAGGGCACGTTTTCGACAAATCGTTTATACATATAAAGTAGAGTTCTCCTTATTTAAGGGTTTGGTTAGCATATTGAGTTACAGATTGTTTTTCATTGTGAGCACCCTTGATTAAGTTCTTAACATCTTGATCACTCATTGTCCCTGAGTCAAAGCCTGCTTCATCTAATTCCCGACGGGCTGAGTTGACTTGTGCATTCGTAATTTCTTGGCCGCAAATGGTATTCTGCCCTGGTTTGACAGTATATTCATTAGATCCTTTATAGTTCTTCGCAGCTTGCTCTTCTTCCGGAGTCAAACTGGCACTGTTGCTTGATGAACCTGTAGCGTTTGAACTTGAATTTGAGCTTGAGCTCGAATCCAAATTAGGGTTCGCAACTGCTCCAGTTGAACTGTTTTGGTCTAGTGTACTGTCACTATTAGGCTTACCATCAATTGCGTTATTGTTGTCGTCACGTAACTTTTCAGCCTTCGACAAAATATCTTGGTAGTAAGTTTGGTGAATAGCTTTATCGTTGAAAATTTTATCAAGAGTAGTATTTGATTCCATATATTGACCGTTACCTGCTTGTTCTAGGGCAGTGTCATAGAAGCCATTGAATTTCTTGACGTTAGCTTGAATCGTCTTCAAATTCTTGAGATTAGTCTTTGCTCGGTCTACCAACTGTTCGTTACCGTTCTTAGTGTCGGCAACATCTTGGAATCCCTTCTTAGCATCGCTAAACTTGCGGTCATCTAACAAATTCTTTGCGGATACAAAATCTTGGGTTTGATTTAAAACAGTTGTGGCCTTTTTGTCATTCGGTTTACGTTTCAAAGCGTTAGTAAACGCTGTTTCTGCCGAAGTGTAGTCCTTGCTAGCAATGTAGGCATTTCCACGTGTCATTTGCTGATCATACAACCGATCATTTTGGGCGTGGCGTGCATAAGTGTATCCTCCCACAGCACCGGCAATAATTATTGCAACTAAAATCCAGATCCATTTTTTCAAATCAATGCCCTCCTAATGTAATCAATTTGCTATATTATACCATTTTTCCTTATATCATTTTTATCAGAAGCGTATAATGACTTTTGTATTTTAAAAAGAAAGGAATAAGATCAATGCTTGAAAAGAAATTTTACAAATCACTATTGAAGAACTCCTTCAATATTCCAGTTAGTGTAACCTACTGGGACGGTTCTACAGAGGTTTACGGAAATGGTGAGCCACAAGTAGCG is from Lentilactobacillus curieae and encodes:
- a CDS encoding GntR family transcriptional regulator produces the protein MADLIYRKVIDDIKNRIFDDEFKDNRLPDERSLSESYEVSRSTIKRALDILVQQGVIFKKRGSGTFINPLYLKNQSLFQYEGNNLGVTDNIITTGHKSSIKLLDFQVTPANPEIQQNLFLNENEFVYKIERLRLIDGKPIIIETGYIPIKLAPELSPETVKKSIFHFMNQEENKRVSKSFMSIMTEPSNKEDQKLLDLSENEPVGIMAGTFFLDDGTPFEFSSMRVHYKYLNYNTFINLNSD
- a CDS encoding 2,3-diphosphoglycerate-dependent phosphoglycerate mutase is translated as MAKLVLIRHGQSEWNLSNQFTGWVDVDLSEEGVKQAQNAGKLIKEAGIEFDYAFTSVLTRAIKTLHYALEYSDQLWIPETKTWRLNERHYGALQGQNKAEAAEKFGEDQVHIWRRSYDVLPPLLDASDEGSAANDRRYANLDPNIVPGGENLKVTLERVMPFWEDQIAPKLLDGKNVIIAAHGNSLRALSKYIENISDEDIINLEMATGQPVVYDFDEKLNVQNKTKLG
- a CDS encoding tetratricopeptide repeat protein produces the protein MKKWIWILVAIIIAGAVGGYTYARHAQNDRLYDQQMTRGNAYIASKDYTSAETAFTNALKRKPNDKKATTVLNQTQDFVSAKNLLDDRKFSDAKKGFQDVADTKNGNEQLVDRAKTNLKNLKTIQANVKKFNGFYDTALEQAGNGQYMESNTTLDKIFNDKAIHQTYYQDILSKAEKLRDDNNNAIDGKPNSDSTLDQNSSTGAVANPNLDSSSSSNSSSNATGSSSNSASLTPEEEQAAKNYKGSNEYTVKPGQNTICGQEITNAQVNSARRELDEAGFDSGTMSDQDVKNLIKGAHNEKQSVTQYANQTLK
- a CDS encoding AI-2E family transporter, with translation MYKRFVENVPLRRVVVLLAVIAVLIALRSMMNIVLLTFIFSLLIVKLTKFIRKYIKLPSGLIVTIVYLLVVFGLYSAITKYVPQLAHQTIRSTTDMIDFYSNPKNLPDDQTLHWINEMIQQSHVLSSVRNGVGIIWHSITTATSMGVTLFLSLILSYFFTIEEKQMVQFSRSFKDSYASWLFEDLEFFGKKFVSTFGVVIEAQFFIAIVNTILTTIVMAFMGLPQLAVLSIMVFILSLIPVAGVIISFVPLSLVGYSVGGLTDVIYLIVTIIVVHALEAYVLNPKFMSSRTNLPIFYTFVVLLVGEHFFGVWGLICGVPVFTFFLDILGVQYHHGFNSKGKLLQ
- a CDS encoding phosphoketolase, giving the protein MAVDYDSKAYLEKVDAWWRASTYLSGGMIFLKSNPLFSVTNTPIKADDVKVKPIGHWGTISGQTFLYAHANRLINKYDLNMFYIGGPGHGGQVMVTNSYLDGTYTEDYPEITQDLEGMSRLYKRFSFPGGIGSHMTAQTPGSLHEGGELGYSLSHATGAVLDNPDQIAFTVVGDGENETGPAMTAWNSIKFLNPKNDGAVLPILDVNGFKISNPTITSRMSDEELGKFFEGLGWSPRFLENDDIHDFMTYHEKAAKLFDQAIADIKQIQKDARENGKYEDGEIAPWPVIIARLPKGWGGPTHNAKGEPIEDSFRAHQVPLDLKQGDLSQLQEFEDWMNSYKPAELFNADGSLRDEVADFAPKGDKRMAANPVANGGRAKGAKPEMLDLPDWKSLANDINESNRGTELPDGNRNMDMNVLSTFFAGVAKKNPTSFRVFGPDETMSNRLWDMFNMTNRQWMSKVREPNDQYEAPEGRILDAQLSEHQAEGWLEGYTLTGRTGVFASYESFLRVVDSMTTQHFKWIRQAADQPWRNDYPSLNLISTSTVFQQDHNGYTHQDPGMLTHLAEKKSNFIRQYLPADGNSLLAVFNRAFSDRQKVNHIVASKQPRQQWFSVDEAEELANTGLKTIDWASTVAEGEDADIVFASAGVEPTIESFAAIDLLNKAFPEVKMRYVNVVELGRLQKKNGPLNDERELSDAEFTKFFGESGTPVVFGFHGFEDLIESIFYERQHLGLHVHGYREDGDITTAYDMRVYSKLDRFNQAKDAVQVLMDKGVIDKAAGADFDKKMDDILAKHFKVTRDEGHDIEEFTGWKWTGLKK